From the genome of Lotus japonicus ecotype B-129 chromosome 6, LjGifu_v1.2, one region includes:
- the LOC130722769 gene encoding alpha-glucan phosphorylase, H isozyme, whose protein sequence is MAAKVETNGGGGGGIASPASDKVPAVAHPLAEKPDEIASNISYHAQFSPHFSPFKFELEQAYYATAESVRDRLIRQWNETYLHFHKVDPKQTYYLSMEFLQGRALTNAIGNLNIQDAYADALRKFGLELEEIVEQEKDAALGNGGLGRLASCFLDSMATLNLPAWGYGLRYRYGLFKQKITREGQEEVPEDWLEKFSPWEVVRHDILYPIRFFGNVEVNPNGSRKWVGGEVVQALAYDVPIPGYQTKNTISLRLWEAKASAEDFNLFLFNDGHHESASVLHSRSEQICAVLYPGDATEGGKLLRLKQQYFLCSASLQDIISRFKERRQGPWNWSEFPTKVAVQLNDTHPTLSIPELMRLLMDDEGLGWDEAWDVTSKTIAYTNHTVLPEALEKWSQPVMWKLLPRHMEIIEEIDRRFIAMISKTRLDLEGELSTMRILDNNPQKPVVRMANLCVVSAHTVNGVAQLHSDILKAELFANYVSIWPTKFQNKTNGITPRRWLSFCSPVLSRIITKWLKTDQWVTNLDLLTGLRQFADNEDLQAEWLSAKMANKQRLAQYILQVTGESIDPDSLFDIQVKRIHEYKRQLLNILGVIYRYKKLKEMSPEERKSTTSRTVMIGGKAFATYTNAKRIVKLVNDVGAVVNSDPEVNSYLKVVFVPNYNVTVAEVLIPGSELSQHISTAGMEASGTSNMKFALNGCLIIGTLDGANVEIREEVGEENFFLFGATAEDVPRLRKERENGLFKPDPRFEEAKKFIRSGVFGSYDYNPLLDSLEGNSGYGRGDYFLVGYDFPSYMDAQEKVDEAYRDKKRWLKMSILSTAGSGKFSSDRTISQYAKEIWNIEECRVP, encoded by the exons ATGGCTGCTAAAGTAGAGactaatggtggtggtggtggtggtattgCGTCTCCAGCTTCTGATAAAGTTCCAGCAGTGGCACATCCATTAGCTGAAAAGCCTGATGAAATTGCATCCAATATCAGTTACCATGCTCAGTTCAGTCCTCATTTTTCCCCTTTCAAGTTTGAATTGGAACAAGCTTACTATGCCACTGCAGAGAGTGTCCGTGATCGCCTCATTCGG CAATGGAATGAAACATACCTTCATTTCCACAAAGTTGATCCCAAGCAAACTTACTACCTATCAATGGAGTTCCTTCAAGGTCGAGCTTTGACAAATGCTATTGGAAATCTTAATATCCAAGATGCATATGCTGATGCTTTGCGCAAATTCGGACTTGAACTTGAAGAAATAGTAGAGCAG GAAAAGGATGCAGCACTTGGAAATGGTGGTCTTGGTAGGCTTGCTTCTTGCTTTCTGGATTCCATGGCAACACTTAATTTGCCTGCTTGGGGGTATGGTTTGAGGTATAGATATGGGCTATTTAAGCAGAAAATCACCAGAGAAGGTCAGGAGGAAGTTCCAGAGGACTGGCTTGAG AAGTTTAGCCCCTGGGAAGTTGTGAGGCACGACATTTTGTACCCCATCAGATTCTTTGGAAATGTTGAGGTTAATCCTAATGGAAG CCGAAAATGGGTTGGAGGAGAAGTTGTGCAAGCCCTGGCTTATGATGTGCCAATTCCTGGATACCAAACCAAGAACACCATCAGTCTCCGCCTCTGGGAAGCAAAAGCGTCTGCTGaggattttaatttatttttatttaatgatgGGCACCATGAATCTGCTTCAGTGCTTCACTCACGATCTGAACAG ATATGTGCGGTCTTATATCCTGGGGATGCCACAGAAGGTGGAAAACTTCTACGGCTGAAGCAGCAGTACTTTCTCTGCAGTGCATCACTCCAA GACATAATTTCCCGATTCAAGGAGAGGAGACAAGGACCCTGGAACTGGTCTGAGTTTCCGACAAAGGTTGCTGTACAATTGAATGATACTCACCCAACTCTTTCAATACCTGAGTTGATGCGATTACTTATGGATGATGAAGGGCTTGGTTGGGATGAAGCATGGGATGTGACATCAAA GACAATTGCTTACACAAACCATACTGTCCTCCCTGAAGCGCTGGAGAAATGGTCTCAACCTGTAATGTGGAAACTGCTTCCTCGCCACATGGAAATCATAGAAGAAATTGACAGGAGA TTCATAGCAATGATAAGTAAAACCCGGTTGGACCTTGAGGGTGAACTTTCCACCATGCGCATCTTGGACAATAATCCCCAGAAGCCAGTAGTTCGGATGGCGAATTTGTGTGTGGTTTCAGCTCATACG GTGAATGGTGTTGCTCAATTGCACAGTGATATATTGAAGGCGGAACTATTTGCAAACTATGTTTCAATATGGCCAACAAAGTTCCAGAATAAAACCAATGGCATTACACCCCGAAGATGGCTCTCTTTTTGCAGTCCCGTGCTAAGCAGGATAATCACTAAGTGGTTAAAAACTGATCAATGGGTAACCAATCTTGACTTATTAACAGGTCTTCGACAG TTTGCTGATAATGAAGATCTACAAGCAGAATGGCTGTCTGCAAAGATGGCTAATAAGCAGCGCTTGGCACAGTACATTCTGCAGGTGACAGGGGAGAGCATTGACCCTGATAGTCTATTTGACATTCAAGTCAAGCGTATCCATGAATACAAGAGGCAGCTACTAAATATTCTTGGTGTGATTTATAGATACAAGAAGTTAAAG GAGATGAGTCCTGAAGAACGAAAAAGTACAACTTCGCGCACTGTGATGATTGGAGGAAAGGCATTTGCCACATACACAAATGCTAAAAGAATAGTCAAGCTGGTCAACGATGTTGGTGCTGTTGTGAACAGTGATCCTGAGGTCAATAGCTACTTGAAG GTTGTGTTTGTCCCAAATTACAATGTGACTGTGGCAGAGGTTCTGATTCCGGGAAGTGAGCTATCCCAGCATATTAGCACTGCTGGCATGGAAGCAAGTGGCACAAGCAACATGAAATTTGCTTTAAATGGGTGCCTTATTATAGGTACATTAGACGGAGCTAATGTAGAAATCAGGGAGGAGGTTGGTGAGGAGAACTTTTTCCTCTTTGGTGCAACCGCAGAAGATGTTCCCCGACTGAGGAAGGAAAGAGAGAATGGATTG TTCAAACCTGATCCTCGATTTGAAGAGGCGAAAAAGTTCATTCGGAGTGGGGTGTTTGGAAGCTATGACTACAACCCATTGCTTGATTCTTTGGAAGGAAATTCTGGTTACGGTCGTGGTGATTACTTTCTTGTTGGTTATGACTTCCCAAGCTACATGGATGCTCAAGAAAAAGTAGATGAAGCATATCG TGATAAGAAAAGGTGGCTAAAAATGTCTATCTTAAGCACGGCTGGAAGTGGAAAGTTCAGCAGTGACCGCACAATTTCTCAGTATGCAAAAGAAATTTGGAACATAGAAGAGTGCCGTGTTCCATAA
- the LOC130722770 gene encoding serine/arginine-rich splicing factor SR45a isoform X3, with product MDTLEDANRCVKYLNRSVLEGRVITVEKARRRRGRTPTPGRYLGLRTVRARRRSPSYSPRRRSPTYSPYRRSYSRSPYSSDRSRSRSRSYSPDYRRRRSYSPYYSRRRRSYSPHYSRRRRSYSRSRSPYDGSPVSIRDRSYSPYDSRYDSPDDRSYRRPRHRSLSRSVSPPPRRRSRRSYSRSVSPVRRRRYSPSVSPSPRRRSGRSYSRSSRKSGGYYSKRKYSRSRSPSVSASSRSISRSDTPGSTP from the exons ATGGATACTCTTGAAGATGCTAATCGGTGTGTTAAGTACCTGAATCGCTCTGTACTTGAAGGGCGTGTTATCACGGTTGAGAAG GCTAGAAGACGACGTGGTCGAACCCCCACTCCTGGGAGGTACCTAGGGTTGAGGACTGTTCGAG CACGCCGGCGCTCTCCAAGTTACTCTCCTCGCCGCCGCTCTCCAACCTATTCTCCTTACAGAAGAAGCTATAGTCGTTCTCCCTATTCTTCAGACCGCAGCAGGAGTCGATCTCGATCTTACTCCCCTGACTATCGGAGAAGGAGGTCCTACTCTCCATACTACAGCCGGCGAAGGAGGTCTTACTCTCCACACTACAGCAGGCGCCGCCGGTCATATTCCCGGTCTCGCTCTCCTTACGACGGCTCACCTGTCAGCATCCGTGACAGATCATACTCTCCTTATGACTCCAGATATGATTCCCCGGACGATCGCTCCTACAGAAGGCCCCGTCACAGGTCACTCTCTCGAAGTGTGTCGCCCCCGCCAAGGAGAAGGTCAAGGAGGAGCTACTCACGAAGTGTCTCTCCTGTTCGGAGGAGGAGGTACTCACCAAGTGTGTCTCCCAGTCCAAGGAGGAGATCGGGGAGGAGTTATTCAAGAAGCTCTAGAAAGAGTGGTGGTTATTATTCCAAACGCAAGTATTCGCGATCAAGGAGCCCAAGTGTGAGTGCAAGTTCAAGATCAATATCGAGGTCTGATACTCCCGGATCCACTCCTTGA
- the LOC130722770 gene encoding serine/arginine-rich splicing factor SR45a isoform X2 yields MMSYSRRSRYSLSPSPDRRYRSVSRSLSRSQSRSRSRSFSPDVENPGNNLYVTGLSPRITKRELEKHFATEGKVIDVHLVVDPWTRESRGFGFVTMDTLEDANRCVKYLNRSVLEGRVITVEKARRRRGRTPTPGRYLGLRTVRARRRSPSYSPRRRSPTYSPYRRSYSRSPYSSDRSRSRSRSYSPDYRRRRSYSPYYSRRRRSYSPHYSRRRRSYSRSRSPYDGSPVSIRDRSYSPYDSRYDSPDDRSYRRPRHRSLSRSVSPPPRRRSRRSYSRSVSPVRRRRYSPSVSPSPRRRSGRSYSRSSRKSGGYYSKRKYSRSRSPSVSASSRSISRSDTPGSTP; encoded by the exons ATG ATGTCATACTCAAGAAGATCAAG GTattctctttctccttctccagacAGGAGATACAGGTCTGTGTCCAGGTCTCTTTCAAGGTCCCAATCCCGAAGCCGTTCAAG GAGTTTTTCTCCCGACGTGGAAAATCCAGGAAACAATTTGTATGTGACAGGATTGTCTCCTAGGATCACCAAGAGAGAATTGGAGAAGCATTTTGCTACTGAAGGAAAA GTGATAGATGTTCATCTGGTAGTCGATCCATGGACAAGGGAATCCCGTGGGTTTGGATTCGTGACAATGGATACTCTTGAAGATGCTAATCGGTGTGTTAAGTACCTGAATCGCTCTGTACTTGAAGGGCGTGTTATCACGGTTGAGAAG GCTAGAAGACGACGTGGTCGAACCCCCACTCCTGGGAGGTACCTAGGGTTGAGGACTGTTCGAG CACGCCGGCGCTCTCCAAGTTACTCTCCTCGCCGCCGCTCTCCAACCTATTCTCCTTACAGAAGAAGCTATAGTCGTTCTCCCTATTCTTCAGACCGCAGCAGGAGTCGATCTCGATCTTACTCCCCTGACTATCGGAGAAGGAGGTCCTACTCTCCATACTACAGCCGGCGAAGGAGGTCTTACTCTCCACACTACAGCAGGCGCCGCCGGTCATATTCCCGGTCTCGCTCTCCTTACGACGGCTCACCTGTCAGCATCCGTGACAGATCATACTCTCCTTATGACTCCAGATATGATTCCCCGGACGATCGCTCCTACAGAAGGCCCCGTCACAGGTCACTCTCTCGAAGTGTGTCGCCCCCGCCAAGGAGAAGGTCAAGGAGGAGCTACTCACGAAGTGTCTCTCCTGTTCGGAGGAGGAGGTACTCACCAAGTGTGTCTCCCAGTCCAAGGAGGAGATCGGGGAGGAGTTATTCAAGAAGCTCTAGAAAGAGTGGTGGTTATTATTCCAAACGCAAGTATTCGCGATCAAGGAGCCCAAGTGTGAGTGCAAGTTCAAGATCAATATCGAGGTCTGATACTCCCGGATCCACTCCTTGA
- the LOC130722770 gene encoding serine/arginine-rich splicing factor SR45a isoform X1 — protein MEYEFMRKISQMSYSRRSRYSLSPSPDRRYRSVSRSLSRSQSRSRSRSFSPDVENPGNNLYVTGLSPRITKRELEKHFATEGKVIDVHLVVDPWTRESRGFGFVTMDTLEDANRCVKYLNRSVLEGRVITVEKARRRRGRTPTPGRYLGLRTVRARRRSPSYSPRRRSPTYSPYRRSYSRSPYSSDRSRSRSRSYSPDYRRRRSYSPYYSRRRRSYSPHYSRRRRSYSRSRSPYDGSPVSIRDRSYSPYDSRYDSPDDRSYRRPRHRSLSRSVSPPPRRRSRRSYSRSVSPVRRRRYSPSVSPSPRRRSGRSYSRSSRKSGGYYSKRKYSRSRSPSVSASSRSISRSDTPGSTP, from the exons ATGGAGTATGAGTTCATGAGAAAGATTAGTCAA ATGTCATACTCAAGAAGATCAAG GTattctctttctccttctccagacAGGAGATACAGGTCTGTGTCCAGGTCTCTTTCAAGGTCCCAATCCCGAAGCCGTTCAAG GAGTTTTTCTCCCGACGTGGAAAATCCAGGAAACAATTTGTATGTGACAGGATTGTCTCCTAGGATCACCAAGAGAGAATTGGAGAAGCATTTTGCTACTGAAGGAAAA GTGATAGATGTTCATCTGGTAGTCGATCCATGGACAAGGGAATCCCGTGGGTTTGGATTCGTGACAATGGATACTCTTGAAGATGCTAATCGGTGTGTTAAGTACCTGAATCGCTCTGTACTTGAAGGGCGTGTTATCACGGTTGAGAAG GCTAGAAGACGACGTGGTCGAACCCCCACTCCTGGGAGGTACCTAGGGTTGAGGACTGTTCGAG CACGCCGGCGCTCTCCAAGTTACTCTCCTCGCCGCCGCTCTCCAACCTATTCTCCTTACAGAAGAAGCTATAGTCGTTCTCCCTATTCTTCAGACCGCAGCAGGAGTCGATCTCGATCTTACTCCCCTGACTATCGGAGAAGGAGGTCCTACTCTCCATACTACAGCCGGCGAAGGAGGTCTTACTCTCCACACTACAGCAGGCGCCGCCGGTCATATTCCCGGTCTCGCTCTCCTTACGACGGCTCACCTGTCAGCATCCGTGACAGATCATACTCTCCTTATGACTCCAGATATGATTCCCCGGACGATCGCTCCTACAGAAGGCCCCGTCACAGGTCACTCTCTCGAAGTGTGTCGCCCCCGCCAAGGAGAAGGTCAAGGAGGAGCTACTCACGAAGTGTCTCTCCTGTTCGGAGGAGGAGGTACTCACCAAGTGTGTCTCCCAGTCCAAGGAGGAGATCGGGGAGGAGTTATTCAAGAAGCTCTAGAAAGAGTGGTGGTTATTATTCCAAACGCAAGTATTCGCGATCAAGGAGCCCAAGTGTGAGTGCAAGTTCAAGATCAATATCGAGGTCTGATACTCCCGGATCCACTCCTTGA
- the LOC130722770 gene encoding serine/arginine-rich splicing factor SR45a isoform X5: MEYEFMRKISQMSYSRRSRYSLSPSPDRRYRSVSRSLSRSQSRSRSRSFSPDVENPGNNLYVTGLSPRITKRELEKHFATEGKVIDVHLVVDPWTRESRGFGFVTMDTLEDANRCVKYLNRSVLEGRVITVEKQVSCVKQLNIKLSNHN; encoded by the exons ATGGAGTATGAGTTCATGAGAAAGATTAGTCAA ATGTCATACTCAAGAAGATCAAG GTattctctttctccttctccagacAGGAGATACAGGTCTGTGTCCAGGTCTCTTTCAAGGTCCCAATCCCGAAGCCGTTCAAG GAGTTTTTCTCCCGACGTGGAAAATCCAGGAAACAATTTGTATGTGACAGGATTGTCTCCTAGGATCACCAAGAGAGAATTGGAGAAGCATTTTGCTACTGAAGGAAAA GTGATAGATGTTCATCTGGTAGTCGATCCATGGACAAGGGAATCCCGTGGGTTTGGATTCGTGACAATGGATACTCTTGAAGATGCTAATCGGTGTGTTAAGTACCTGAATCGCTCTGTACTTGAAGGGCGTGTTATCACGGTTGAGAAG CAGGTCAGCTGTGTGAAGCAGCTCAACATCAAACTCTCAAATCACAACTaa
- the LOC130722770 gene encoding serine/arginine-rich splicing factor SR45a isoform X4 encodes MEYEFMRKISQMSYSRRSRYSLSPSPDRRYRSVSRSLSRSQSRSRSRSFSPDVENPGNNLYVTGLSPRITKRELEKHFATEGKVIDVHLVVDPWTRESRGFGFVTMDTLEDANRCVKYLNRSVLEGRVITVEKFLWQQVSCVKQLNIKLSNHN; translated from the exons ATGGAGTATGAGTTCATGAGAAAGATTAGTCAA ATGTCATACTCAAGAAGATCAAG GTattctctttctccttctccagacAGGAGATACAGGTCTGTGTCCAGGTCTCTTTCAAGGTCCCAATCCCGAAGCCGTTCAAG GAGTTTTTCTCCCGACGTGGAAAATCCAGGAAACAATTTGTATGTGACAGGATTGTCTCCTAGGATCACCAAGAGAGAATTGGAGAAGCATTTTGCTACTGAAGGAAAA GTGATAGATGTTCATCTGGTAGTCGATCCATGGACAAGGGAATCCCGTGGGTTTGGATTCGTGACAATGGATACTCTTGAAGATGCTAATCGGTGTGTTAAGTACCTGAATCGCTCTGTACTTGAAGGGCGTGTTATCACGGTTGAGAAG TTTCTGTGGCAGCAGGTCAGCTGTGTGAAGCAGCTCAACATCAAACTCTCAAATCACAACTaa
- the LOC130722770 gene encoding serine/arginine-rich splicing factor SR45a isoform X9 produces MMSYSRRSRYSLSPSPDRRYRSVSRSLSRSQSRSRSRSFSPDVENPGNNLYVTGLSPRITKRELEKHFATEGKVIDVHLVVDPWTRESRGFGFVTMDTLEDANRCVKYLNRSVLEGRVITVEKVSCVKQLNIKLSNHN; encoded by the exons ATG ATGTCATACTCAAGAAGATCAAG GTattctctttctccttctccagacAGGAGATACAGGTCTGTGTCCAGGTCTCTTTCAAGGTCCCAATCCCGAAGCCGTTCAAG GAGTTTTTCTCCCGACGTGGAAAATCCAGGAAACAATTTGTATGTGACAGGATTGTCTCCTAGGATCACCAAGAGAGAATTGGAGAAGCATTTTGCTACTGAAGGAAAA GTGATAGATGTTCATCTGGTAGTCGATCCATGGACAAGGGAATCCCGTGGGTTTGGATTCGTGACAATGGATACTCTTGAAGATGCTAATCGGTGTGTTAAGTACCTGAATCGCTCTGTACTTGAAGGGCGTGTTATCACGGTTGAGAAG GTCAGCTGTGTGAAGCAGCTCAACATCAAACTCTCAAATCACAACTaa
- the LOC130722770 gene encoding serine/arginine-rich splicing factor SR45a isoform X8 produces the protein MMSYSRRSRYSLSPSPDRRYRSVSRSLSRSQSRSRSRSFSPDVENPGNNLYVTGLSPRITKRELEKHFATEGKVIDVHLVVDPWTRESRGFGFVTMDTLEDANRCVKYLNRSVLEGRVITVEKQVSCVKQLNIKLSNHN, from the exons ATG ATGTCATACTCAAGAAGATCAAG GTattctctttctccttctccagacAGGAGATACAGGTCTGTGTCCAGGTCTCTTTCAAGGTCCCAATCCCGAAGCCGTTCAAG GAGTTTTTCTCCCGACGTGGAAAATCCAGGAAACAATTTGTATGTGACAGGATTGTCTCCTAGGATCACCAAGAGAGAATTGGAGAAGCATTTTGCTACTGAAGGAAAA GTGATAGATGTTCATCTGGTAGTCGATCCATGGACAAGGGAATCCCGTGGGTTTGGATTCGTGACAATGGATACTCTTGAAGATGCTAATCGGTGTGTTAAGTACCTGAATCGCTCTGTACTTGAAGGGCGTGTTATCACGGTTGAGAAG CAGGTCAGCTGTGTGAAGCAGCTCAACATCAAACTCTCAAATCACAACTaa
- the LOC130722770 gene encoding serine/arginine-rich splicing factor SR45a isoform X7: protein MMSYSRRSRYSLSPSPDRRYRSVSRSLSRSQSRSRSRSFSPDVENPGNNLYVTGLSPRITKRELEKHFATEGKVIDVHLVVDPWTRESRGFGFVTMDTLEDANRCVKYLNRSVLEGRVITVEKFLWQQVSCVKQLNIKLSNHN, encoded by the exons ATG ATGTCATACTCAAGAAGATCAAG GTattctctttctccttctccagacAGGAGATACAGGTCTGTGTCCAGGTCTCTTTCAAGGTCCCAATCCCGAAGCCGTTCAAG GAGTTTTTCTCCCGACGTGGAAAATCCAGGAAACAATTTGTATGTGACAGGATTGTCTCCTAGGATCACCAAGAGAGAATTGGAGAAGCATTTTGCTACTGAAGGAAAA GTGATAGATGTTCATCTGGTAGTCGATCCATGGACAAGGGAATCCCGTGGGTTTGGATTCGTGACAATGGATACTCTTGAAGATGCTAATCGGTGTGTTAAGTACCTGAATCGCTCTGTACTTGAAGGGCGTGTTATCACGGTTGAGAAG TTTCTGTGGCAGCAGGTCAGCTGTGTGAAGCAGCTCAACATCAAACTCTCAAATCACAACTaa
- the LOC130722770 gene encoding serine/arginine-rich splicing factor SR45a isoform X6: MEYEFMRKISQMSYSRRSRYSLSPSPDRRYRSVSRSLSRSQSRSRSRSFSPDVENPGNNLYVTGLSPRITKRELEKHFATEGKVIDVHLVVDPWTRESRGFGFVTMDTLEDANRCVKYLNRSVLEGRVITVEKVSCVKQLNIKLSNHN; this comes from the exons ATGGAGTATGAGTTCATGAGAAAGATTAGTCAA ATGTCATACTCAAGAAGATCAAG GTattctctttctccttctccagacAGGAGATACAGGTCTGTGTCCAGGTCTCTTTCAAGGTCCCAATCCCGAAGCCGTTCAAG GAGTTTTTCTCCCGACGTGGAAAATCCAGGAAACAATTTGTATGTGACAGGATTGTCTCCTAGGATCACCAAGAGAGAATTGGAGAAGCATTTTGCTACTGAAGGAAAA GTGATAGATGTTCATCTGGTAGTCGATCCATGGACAAGGGAATCCCGTGGGTTTGGATTCGTGACAATGGATACTCTTGAAGATGCTAATCGGTGTGTTAAGTACCTGAATCGCTCTGTACTTGAAGGGCGTGTTATCACGGTTGAGAAG GTCAGCTGTGTGAAGCAGCTCAACATCAAACTCTCAAATCACAACTaa